In one window of Gorilla gorilla gorilla isolate KB3781 chromosome 2, NHGRI_mGorGor1-v2.1_pri, whole genome shotgun sequence DNA:
- the SLC51A gene encoding organic solute transporter subunit alpha isoform X2 — protein MRYTADLLEVLKTNYGIPSACFSPPPTAAQLLRALGPVELALTSILTLLALGSIAIFLEDAVYLYKNTLCPIKRRTLLWNSSAPTVVSVLCCFGLWIPRSLVLVEMTITSFYAVCFYLLMLVMVEGFGGKEAVLRTLRDTPMMVHTGPCCCCCPCCPRLLLTRKKLQLLMLGPFQYAFLKITLTLVGLFLIPDGIYDPADISEGSTALWINTFLGVSTLLALWTLGIISRQARLHLGEQNMGAKFALFQVLLILTALQPSIFSVLANGGQIACSPPYSSKTRSQVMNCHLLILETFLMTVLTRMYYRRKDHKVGYETFSSPDLDLNLKA, from the exons ccctgggccctgtggAACTTGCCCTCACCAGCATCCTGACCTTGCTGGCGCTGGGCTCCATTGCCATCTTCCTGGAGGATGCCGTCTACCTGTACAAGAACACCCTTTGCCCCATCAAGAGGCGGACTCTGCTCTGGAATAGCTCGGCACCCACG GTGGTGTCTGTGCTGTGCTGCTTTGGTCTCTGGATCCCTCGTTCCCTGGTGCTGGTGGAAATGACCATCACCTC gtTTTATGCCGTGTGCTTTTACCTGCTGATGCTGGTCATGGTGGAAGGCTTTGGGGGGAAGGAGGCAGTGCTGAGGACGCTGAGGGACACCCCGATGATGGTCCACACaggcccctgctgctgctgctgcccctgctgTCCGCGGCTGCTGCTCACCAG GAAGAAGCTTCAGCTGCTGATGTTGGGCCCTTTCCAATACGCCTTCTTGAAGATAACGCTGACCCTGGTGGGCCTGTTTCTCATCCCCGACGGCATCTATGACCCAGCAGAC ATTTCTGAGGGGAGCACAGCTCTATGGATCAACACTTTCCTCGGCGTGTCCACACTGCTGGCTCTCTGGACCCTGGGCATCATTTCCCGTCAAGCCAGGCTACACCTGGGTGAGCAGAACATGGGAGCCAAATTTGCTCTGTTCCAG GTTCTCCTCATCCTGACTGCCCTACAGCCCTCCATCTTCTCAGTCCTGGCCAacggtgggcagattgcttgttCGCCTCCCTATTCCTCTAAAACCAGGTCTCAAG TGATGAATTGCCACCTCCTCATACTGGAGACTTTCCTAATGACTGTGCTGACACGAATGTACTACCGAAGGAAAGACCACAAGGTTGGGTATGAAACTTTCTCTTCTCCAGACCTGGACTTGAACCTCAAAGCCTAA